One Oryza glaberrima chromosome 11, OglaRS2, whole genome shotgun sequence genomic region harbors:
- the LOC127754577 gene encoding long chain acyl-CoA synthetase 9, chloroplastic-like: MNPYFIGFAIPFLASLLFTKRKGEKKRGVPVDVGGEPGYAIRNHKFERPVETHWEGVSTLAELFEQSCEQYVYMPLLGTRKLISREMEAARDGRSFEKLHLGQYEWKSYADAFKTVCNFSSGLVRIGHQRDERVAIFADTQAEWQIALQACFRQSITVVTIYSSLGEGALCHSLNETEVTTVICGRKELKKLVDISGQLDTVKHVIYVNEEGVSSEVSLAQKCTSWRVESFEEVERLGLETPVEAKLPLPSDTAVIMYTSGSTGMPKGVMMSHRNVLAVVSAVMTIVPALGKKDVYLAYLPLAHILELAAETVMSAVGASIGYGSPLTLTDTSNKIKKGTQGDASALKPTLMTAVPAILDRVRDGVRKNVDAKGGAAKKLFDIAYSRRLAAINGSWFGAWGLEKHLWDMLVFQKVRAILGGRIRFILSGGAPLSGDTQRFINICLGAPIGQGYGLTETCAGGTFSEYDDNSVGRVGAPLPCSYIKLIDWAEGGYLTNDSPMPRGEIVIGGPNVTKGYFKNEAKTNEVYKDDERGMRWFYSGDIGRLHPDGCLEIIDRKKDIVKLQHGEYVSLGKVEAALSVCPYVDNIMIHADPFHNYCVALVVVAHSELKSWASQQGITYSDVSDLCEKQETVKEVLQCLAKAAKQARLEKFEIPAKVKLVPEPWTPESGLVTAALKLKREAIKKAYEDDLAALYS, translated from the exons ATGAATCCTTATTTCATCGGCTTCGCTATCCCTTTTCTGGCATCTCTGCTGTTCACCAAGAGGAAGggtgaaaagaaaaggggagTGCCGGTTGATGTGGGCGGAGAGCCCGGCTATGCGATCCGTAACCACAAGTTCGAGCGGCCCGTCGAAACGCACTGGGAAGGGGTTTCCACGCTTGCGGAGCTGTTTGAGCAGTCCTGCGAGCAGTATGTCTACATGCCACTCCTTGGCACCAGAAAGCTCATTTCGAGGGAAATGGAGGCAGCCCGCGATGGGAGGTCCTTTGAGAAGCTTCATTTGGGGCAGTATGAGTGGAAAAGCTATGCTGATGCATTCAAGACTGTCTGCAACTTCTCATCTGGTTTAGTGCGAATTGGGCACCAGAGGGATGAGCGTGTTGCTATTTTCGCCGATACACAGGCCGAGTGGCAGATTGCATTGCAG GCATGCTTCAGACAAAGTATTACGGTTGTCACCATTTATTCCTCCTTGGGCGAGGGAGCGTTATGTCACTCACTAAACGAG ACTGAGGTAACTACCGTGATATGTGGAAGGAAAGAACTGAAAAAACTTGTTGACATAAGTGGGCAACTTGATACTGTGAAACATGTCATCTACGTAAACGAGGAAGGCGTCTCTAGTGAAGTATCCTTAGCTCAAAAATGCACCAGCTGGAGGGTTGAGTCATTTGAGGAGGTAGAGAGGTTAGGATTGGAAACACCTGTAGAAGCAAAGCTGCCTCTTCCGTCAGATACTGCGGTGATAATGTATACAAGTGGCAGCACTGGAATGCCCAAG GGAGTCATGATGAGCCATCGCAATGTCCTGGCTGTTGTATCAGCTGTTATGACCATTGTGCCTGCACTTGGCAAGAAGGATGTCTACTTGGCATACCTCCCATTAGCACACATTCTTGAATTAGCAGCTGAG ACAGTTATGTCTGCTGTTGGGGCTTCTATAGGGTATGGATCACCACTGACCCTGACTGatacatcaaataaaataaagaagggGACTCAGGGCGATGCTTCAGCTCTGAAGCCAACACTTATGACTGCAGTACCTGCTATACTTGATCGTGTTCGTGATGGTGTTAGAAAAAAT GTTGATGCAAAGGGTGGTGCAGCAAAGAAACTATTTGATATTGCCTATAGCCGTCGGTTAGCTGCTATCAATGGAAGTTGGTTTGGTGCATGGGGATTAGAGAAGCATTTGTGGGATATGCTTGTCTTTCAGAAGGTGCGTGCGATCTTGGGAGGAAGGATTCGATTTATACTTTCAGGTGGAGCACCTCTGTCTGGAGATACTCAGAGATTTATCAATATATGCCTTGG GGCTCCAATAGGGCAAGGATATGGTCTTACTGAAACATGTGCTGGCGGGACATTTTCCGAGTATGATGACAATTCTGTTGGCCGTGTTGGTGCTCCATTGCCTTGCTCATACATTAAG TTGATAGATTGGGCTGAAGGTGGATATTTAACTAATGATTCACCAATGCCTCGGGGTGAAATAGTTATTGGAGGTCCAAACGTGACAAAAGGCTACTTTAAGAATGAGGCAAAAACAAATGAAGTCTACAAG GATGATGAAAGAGGCATGCGGTGGTTCTATTCTGGTGACATTGGACGTTTGCATCCAGATGGTTGCCTTGAAATTATTGACCGTAAGAAGGACATAGTCAAGCTTCAACATGGTGAATATGTATCTTTAGGAAAG GTGGAGGCTGCTTTGAGTGTGTGCCCATATGTTGACAACATCATGATCCATGCTGACCCCTTCCACAACTACTGCGTTGCACTTGTTGTAGTTGCACACAGTGAACTGAAAAGCTGGGCCTCACAACAAGGCATCACGTATTCGGATGTTTCAGATTTGTGTGAGAAGCAAGAGACTGTCAAAGAGGTCCTTCAATGTTTAGCAAAG